A genomic window from Chitinivibrionales bacterium includes:
- a CDS encoding glycosyltransferase — protein sequence MLKSKLPTIAVCICTYRRNVLLTRLLEKMRAIETNNLFTYSIIITDNDSRQSAFPLVKRFSKTMPVPVRYEWQPQKNIALTRNRCIDESESDYVAFIDDDEYPEPKWLIRMFLVCRQYSADAVFGPAKPHFEQKPPRWIVKGKLLERPSYPTGTIITNTRATYTGNAFISRSVFANNERFNPRYGLSGGEDVEFFRRMLARGCVLVWCNDTPVFESVPPARMTRKYLLKRALLRGVVVARRERYSLKGIARSIAAVGIYSVTLPALLLMSHAHFMRILIRFCDHAGKLMALAGLPPIRVRNY from the coding sequence ATGCTGAAATCGAAATTACCAACGATCGCAGTCTGCATATGCACCTACCGGCGGAATGTGCTTTTAACCCGTCTGTTGGAGAAAATGCGGGCGATCGAAACCAATAATCTTTTCACTTATTCGATAATAATCACCGACAACGACAGCAGGCAGAGCGCTTTCCCCCTTGTTAAACGGTTCTCAAAGACGATGCCGGTACCGGTCAGATACGAATGGCAACCCCAAAAAAATATTGCCCTGACTCGGAACCGGTGTATCGATGAGTCGGAGAGTGATTATGTCGCTTTTATCGATGATGACGAGTATCCGGAGCCAAAATGGCTGATCCGCATGTTCTTGGTTTGCCGCCAGTATTCAGCCGATGCGGTATTCGGACCGGCAAAACCCCATTTTGAACAGAAACCTCCCCGATGGATAGTGAAAGGCAAGCTGCTGGAACGCCCCAGCTATCCGACCGGGACAATAATTACCAATACTCGAGCCACCTATACCGGTAATGCGTTCATAAGCCGGAGTGTCTTTGCAAACAACGAGCGGTTTAATCCCCGGTATGGCTTAAGCGGCGGCGAGGATGTTGAGTTTTTTCGAAGAATGCTGGCCCGGGGGTGCGTTCTGGTCTGGTGTAATGATACCCCGGTATTTGAATCGGTCCCCCCGGCGCGCATGACCCGGAAATACCTTCTGAAACGAGCGTTACTCAGGGGAGTCGTTGTTGCCCGGCGGGAAAGATATTCGCTCAAAGGCATTGCCCGGTCGATTGCGGCAGTGGGTATCTATTCGGTAACGCTTCCGGCGTTGCTTCTCATGTCACACGCTCATTTCATGCGCATCCTTATAAGGTTTTGCGATCATGCCGGCAAGCTGATGGCCCTGGCCGGGCTTCCGCCCATACGTGTACGGAACTATTAA
- a CDS encoding gfo/Idh/MocA family oxidoreductase → MLTLGVIGYGYWGPNIVRNFNSLDSCTVTSVCDKNPQTLNKVKKVYPNITTTTDYTDVIKSKETDAVAVITPVSTHFELAKLALENGKHIFVEKPFTATSRQAEELINLAEQKGLTIMVDHTFLFTGAVQKIKGIVDGDELGNVYYYDSTRVNLGLFQHDINVVWDLAPHDFSIMNYIIPESPTAIVATGKAHVSEFENIAYITVYFNSNLIAHFTVNWLSPVKMRNTLIGGEKKMLVWNDVDPDEKLKIYDKGISVDSKEGMYDLLVSYRIGDVHAPKVNPTEALKQEAMYFVDCIANKKKPVNDGHAGMQVVRMLEACNESLKSDGKLIKL, encoded by the coding sequence ATGCTTACATTAGGGGTTATCGGCTATGGATACTGGGGGCCGAACATTGTTCGGAATTTCAATAGCCTTGACAGCTGTACTGTTACTTCGGTGTGCGACAAAAACCCTCAGACGCTCAACAAAGTGAAAAAAGTATATCCAAACATTACCACAACAACCGACTATACGGATGTCATTAAATCAAAAGAGACGGATGCCGTTGCCGTAATTACACCGGTATCGACCCATTTCGAGCTGGCCAAACTGGCCCTTGAAAACGGGAAACATATTTTTGTGGAAAAACCCTTTACCGCAACGTCACGGCAAGCCGAAGAACTAATCAATCTTGCGGAACAGAAGGGATTGACGATCATGGTCGATCACACCTTCCTGTTCACCGGCGCAGTACAGAAGATCAAAGGCATTGTTGACGGCGACGAGCTGGGCAATGTTTATTATTACGATTCTACCCGGGTCAACCTCGGTTTGTTCCAGCATGATATCAACGTTGTATGGGACCTTGCTCCCCACGACTTCTCGATCATGAATTATATCATACCCGAGAGTCCAACCGCCATCGTTGCCACCGGCAAGGCACATGTTTCCGAATTTGAAAACATCGCCTATATTACCGTCTATTTCAACTCCAATCTCATTGCACACTTTACGGTTAACTGGCTTTCTCCCGTCAAAATGCGCAACACGCTTATCGGCGGTGAGAAAAAAATGCTTGTATGGAACGATGTCGATCCCGACGAAAAACTGAAAATCTACGATAAGGGCATTTCGGTCGACTCCAAGGAAGGAATGTATGATCTGCTCGTATCCTATCGGATCGGCGACGTTCATGCGCCCAAGGTAAATCCCACGGAAGCGCTGAAACAGGAAGCGATGTATTTTGTCGATTGCATAGCAAACAAAAAGAAACCGGTTAACGATGGCCATGCCGGAATGCAGGTTGTGAGAATGCTTGAAGCGTGCAATGAATCACTCAAGAGTGACGGAAAGCTCATTAAACTGTAA
- a CDS encoding glycosyltransferase, which yields MKACMVAYTHYDWDNRVRRYAETLVKEGWEVEAITLKATGQPTFEMIRGVKVIRIQERKTNEKGKLRYFVRMLRFLILSASVLAARGIKKRYHLIHVHSIPDFEVFAAIIPKVLGTKVILDIHDIVPELFLSKFGATQDSILFRMLILAERFSTAFSDHVIIANNIWREKLINRSIRSDKCTAIMNYPVSDIFTETGQTREDGKFVAVYPGSLSKHQGIETAIRAVNLLRDHIPNLEFHIYGEGTDENYFRNLISDLKLEDRVVMKGSVALEQIPLIMADADLGIEPKLKNAFSNEAFSTKIFEFMMVGVPLVVSDTLVHRYYIPDTLVKYYESGNEYELAEAIKLLYDNPDIRIRYVRQSGEFIIRNCWDTKKHLYLDIIRQLLSSPATTRQMKKSSS from the coding sequence ATGAAAGCATGTATGGTAGCATATACACATTACGACTGGGACAATCGCGTCCGACGCTATGCCGAGACCCTGGTAAAAGAGGGCTGGGAAGTGGAGGCGATAACATTGAAGGCCACCGGACAGCCAACATTCGAAATGATCAGAGGCGTCAAGGTAATCAGAATCCAGGAGCGGAAAACCAACGAAAAAGGAAAACTCAGATATTTTGTCCGTATGCTGAGATTTCTGATCCTTTCGGCCTCTGTGCTGGCCGCCCGGGGAATAAAGAAACGGTATCATCTGATTCATGTCCATTCCATTCCCGATTTTGAAGTTTTTGCAGCGATCATTCCAAAGGTTCTGGGAACAAAAGTAATACTGGACATTCACGACATTGTGCCCGAACTATTTCTCAGTAAATTCGGTGCAACCCAGGATTCAATTCTGTTCCGAATGCTTATCCTTGCAGAACGCTTTTCAACCGCCTTTTCAGATCATGTGATCATTGCCAATAATATATGGCGGGAAAAACTGATCAATCGATCGATCCGTTCCGACAAGTGTACGGCGATTATGAACTATCCGGTTTCCGATATCTTCACCGAAACAGGACAGACACGGGAGGATGGAAAATTTGTTGCCGTCTACCCCGGCTCGCTCAGCAAACACCAGGGTATCGAAACGGCGATAAGAGCAGTCAATCTTCTCCGGGACCACATTCCAAATCTGGAATTTCATATTTATGGCGAGGGTACCGATGAAAACTATTTCAGAAATCTTATCTCCGATCTGAAACTGGAAGACAGGGTTGTTATGAAAGGATCGGTGGCACTGGAGCAGATACCTTTGATAATGGCCGATGCTGATCTGGGGATAGAGCCAAAACTCAAGAACGCATTTTCCAACGAAGCATTCAGTACAAAAATATTCGAGTTCATGATGGTTGGTGTTCCCCTTGTGGTATCCGACACCCTGGTACACCGCTATTACATACCGGACACCCTGGTAAAATATTATGAATCGGGCAATGAATATGAGCTTGCAGAGGCGATCAAGCTCCTCTATGATAATCCCGACATACGGATCAGATATGTGCGGCAGAGCGGTGAATTCATTATCCGCAATTGCTGGGATACCAAAAAACATCTCTACCTGGATATTATCCGGCAACTGTTGTCGTCACCAGCCACGACCCGGCAAATGAAGAAGTCGTCAAGCTGA
- a CDS encoding STAS domain-containing protein, whose translation MSDNEDRFLYKFGEKVYIGNTDNLSAVISSNIESKDPSTIIFDLENVRLCDSYGLRMFITFHRKITSEGKTLIFYRPDPLLREILDTVKLSKIFTIVDTLDE comes from the coding sequence ATGAGCGATAACGAAGACAGGTTTCTTTATAAATTCGGAGAGAAAGTCTATATCGGCAACACCGACAATCTGTCGGCGGTTATTTCCTCCAATATCGAATCAAAGGATCCTTCCACGATAATTTTCGATCTTGAGAATGTGCGTTTATGCGACTCCTACGGGCTCAGGATGTTTATCACCTTTCATCGCAAAATCACCTCTGAAGGCAAAACGCTCATCTTTTACCGTCCCGACCCTCTTCTCCGGGAAATTTTAGATACGGTAAAGCTGAGCAAAATATTTACCATTGTCGACACTCTCGACGAGTAG
- a CDS encoding STAS domain-containing protein: MALNIKISEFNGYPLIDLIGKITDTDARNLSHELHALNKMKTERILINITRVLFIDSHGLGVIVYFSSLLEKEERKLVIINANRNPSAYINRLFEMTNLNRMLTIVGAGEVD, from the coding sequence ATGGCACTGAATATAAAAATATCCGAGTTTAACGGTTATCCGCTTATCGACCTTATCGGTAAAATTACCGATACTGATGCACGCAACCTCTCACACGAACTTCATGCACTCAACAAGATGAAAACCGAGAGGATTCTTATTAATATTACCCGGGTCCTCTTTATCGACAGCCATGGCCTGGGAGTAATCGTCTATTTCAGTTCGTTGCTCGAAAAAGAGGAACGGAAACTGGTCATAATCAATGCAAACAGAAATCCATCCGCCTATATTAACCGATTGTTCGAAATGACCAATCTCAACAGAATGCTGACTATCGTAGGAGCCGGAGAAGTCGATTAA
- a CDS encoding N-acetyltransferase, producing the protein MELNSIAPDVQLGENVRLSKFINMYGCSIGESTKIGAFVEIQKNASIGKQCKIQSHTFICEGVIIEDYAFIGHGVMFTNDKYPRSANPDGSLQTEDDWEVITTTIQRRASIGSNATIICGVTIGENAIVGAGSVVTKDVPANTVVAGNPAKVLRTLSEKAV; encoded by the coding sequence ATGGAACTTAATTCAATCGCCCCCGATGTCCAACTGGGAGAGAATGTAAGACTCTCGAAATTTATCAACATGTACGGCTGTTCTATCGGCGAGAGTACCAAAATCGGTGCTTTTGTGGAAATTCAGAAAAACGCATCGATCGGCAAACAGTGTAAGATTCAGAGTCATACGTTCATTTGCGAAGGTGTTATTATTGAAGACTATGCCTTTATCGGTCATGGTGTAATGTTTACCAATGATAAATACCCCCGATCGGCCAACCCCGACGGTTCATTGCAGACCGAAGATGACTGGGAAGTGATTACCACCACCATACAACGGCGGGCATCGATCGGTTCCAATGCCACGATTATCTGTGGTGTAACAATCGGCGAAAACGCTATTGTCGGTGCCGGAAGCGTTGTTACCAAAGATGTTCCAGCCAATACAGTGGTAGCAGGGAATCCGGCAAAGGTATTAAGGACCCTTTCGGAAAAAGCAGTATAA
- a CDS encoding erythromycin biosynthesis sensory transduction protein eryC1 produces the protein MPNNVPFLDLVTPHKELEQELTEVFKEALGTARFIGGPRLLSFEENFARFAGAQHCIGVSSGTCALRFALIAMGVGKGDIVVTVPNTFIATTEAISQAGAEIRFVDIDEKTYNMAPENLRKYLESECALDDNGITIEKESGKQVSAIIPVHLYGQPADMDPIMELASRYNLFVLEDACQAHGAQYYSRKAQAWQQCGSIGHAAAFSFYPGKNLGALGEGGAITTNNDDIAHACRMLKDHGQSQKYIHGMEGYNGRLDAIQAGFLGIKLKKLPEWNQQRVEAAATYTKLLKGNNAVITPFTPEWAQPVYHLYIIRVKDRDSLQKILADNGIGSGLHYPIPLHLQKAYSNLYYSEGSLPVTELTAKEIISLPMFPGLTKAQIESVVEVTQNQ, from the coding sequence ATGCCAAACAACGTCCCCTTTCTTGATTTGGTAACCCCTCACAAAGAGTTGGAACAGGAACTCACCGAAGTATTTAAAGAAGCTCTGGGTACTGCCCGGTTTATCGGTGGTCCGCGACTTTTGAGTTTTGAAGAGAATTTTGCCCGATTTGCCGGTGCACAGCATTGTATTGGCGTATCGAGTGGAACCTGTGCGCTCAGATTTGCTCTGATTGCAATGGGCGTGGGGAAAGGTGATATTGTTGTTACCGTGCCCAATACGTTTATCGCCACGACCGAAGCGATTTCGCAGGCGGGTGCAGAAATCCGTTTTGTCGATATCGATGAGAAGACCTATAATATGGCGCCCGAGAATCTGCGGAAGTATCTCGAAAGCGAATGCGCGCTCGACGACAACGGAATAACTATCGAAAAAGAATCGGGCAAACAGGTGTCGGCGATTATCCCTGTTCATCTGTACGGTCAGCCAGCTGACATGGATCCGATAATGGAACTGGCCTCACGATACAATCTTTTTGTTCTCGAAGATGCGTGTCAGGCTCATGGAGCGCAGTATTACTCACGGAAGGCCCAGGCCTGGCAGCAATGCGGCTCGATCGGTCATGCCGCTGCATTCAGTTTTTACCCGGGCAAAAATCTCGGCGCCCTGGGCGAAGGCGGCGCCATCACCACCAACAACGATGATATTGCCCATGCATGCCGTATGCTCAAAGATCACGGCCAGTCGCAGAAATATATTCACGGTATGGAAGGCTACAACGGCAGGCTCGATGCAATTCAGGCCGGCTTTTTAGGCATAAAACTCAAAAAGCTTCCTGAATGGAACCAACAGCGTGTCGAAGCTGCAGCAACATATACTAAACTCCTTAAGGGAAATAATGCCGTCATTACGCCTTTTACCCCCGAATGGGCCCAACCGGTGTATCATCTCTATATTATCCGGGTGAAAGACAGAGACAGCCTGCAGAAAATTCTTGCCGATAATGGTATCGGTTCAGGGCTCCACTATCCCATACCACTCCACTTACAGAAAGCCTACAGCAATCTGTATTATTCCGAAGGAAGTCTTCCCGTAACCGAACTAACGGCAAAAGAGATAATTTCTCTTCCCATGTTTCCCGGTCTGACCAAAGCACAGATCGAGAGCGTTGTGGAAGTAACACAAAATCAATAA
- the pabB gene encoding aminodeoxychorismate synthase component I — MADPLGCELLAGLIDTAETAVLLDTAVPAGKNSRSYLFTDPVVELSVNSPDRIRSLLKDIDKWSKTHWVAGYLSYEASYGLEERFIRTIDTRTVTNSPLAWFGIFTLPFIFDHRTGKWNRPLPHTGKSPPISPLSSAENSITPSIDYEEYNRCVTQIRQWIAAGHTYQVNFTFDTRFKSSDSPLMLYYRLRQSQQAGYCSFIKNSHGNIASFSPELFFSCRGRQITVKPMKGTAPRGRRSSEDRRIRSALARDPKNQSENVMIVDLLRNDLGKICTTGSVKVRKLFELETYYTLHQMTSTIQGTLKSSIRFSDIISHLFPCGSVTGAPKIRTMEIIRSLEKRDRGVYCGALGFVGPHNRAVFSVPIRTMEKKKGQELWQFGTGSGIVWDSKAPDEWKECTTKCEFLIRPKPEFEIFESILWNRRLCHLRDHRTRLRQSAGFFGYPFPGPAFDAAVKEITTRCSQEFPLKIRIFLSSRGDLRWDSSPLYSSPNHSSLLLLSPDATNRNNMFLFHKTTYRPWYNTAMELIREGKCFDAAFFNEKNELTEGARSTIFIKKDNELFTPLLDCGLLPGTVRSRLIKSGKCSEKILYKKDLSSSDAVYCGNAIRGIVKVRIVDEDNRL; from the coding sequence ATGGCTGACCCTTTAGGGTGTGAATTACTGGCCGGCCTGATCGATACCGCAGAAACGGCAGTGCTTTTGGATACCGCCGTTCCTGCCGGAAAAAACAGCCGCTCCTATCTTTTTACCGATCCGGTTGTCGAATTATCCGTAAATTCTCCCGACAGAATACGATCACTGCTGAAAGACATAGACAAATGGTCGAAAACGCATTGGGTTGCCGGCTATCTCAGCTACGAAGCTTCCTACGGCCTTGAAGAACGGTTCATCCGTACTATCGACACCCGCACAGTAACAAATTCACCCCTCGCGTGGTTCGGGATTTTTACTCTCCCCTTTATTTTTGATCATCGCACCGGCAAATGGAACCGTCCTTTACCCCATACCGGGAAATCACCGCCCATATCTCCGCTCTCCTCTGCGGAAAACTCGATTACCCCCTCTATCGATTATGAAGAGTACAATCGGTGTGTGACCCAAATTCGGCAATGGATAGCGGCGGGACACACCTATCAGGTCAATTTTACTTTCGACACCCGGTTTAAATCATCGGACTCTCCATTGATGCTCTATTACCGTTTGCGGCAATCCCAGCAGGCCGGGTATTGCAGTTTCATAAAAAACAGCCACGGCAATATTGCATCCTTTTCACCGGAATTGTTTTTCTCGTGCAGGGGGCGGCAGATAACGGTAAAACCGATGAAAGGGACTGCTCCCCGTGGACGCAGGTCATCCGAAGACCGCCGGATTAGATCAGCTCTTGCCCGGGATCCGAAAAACCAGAGCGAAAATGTCATGATTGTCGACCTGTTGCGCAATGATCTGGGAAAAATCTGCACGACGGGATCGGTGAAGGTCAGAAAATTGTTTGAGCTCGAAACCTATTATACCCTTCACCAGATGACCTCGACAATTCAGGGCACCCTGAAATCATCGATCAGGTTTTCCGATATTATCAGTCATCTGTTCCCCTGTGGATCGGTAACCGGTGCTCCCAAAATCAGAACAATGGAGATAATCCGGTCACTGGAAAAAAGGGACCGGGGCGTGTATTGCGGTGCCCTGGGCTTTGTCGGACCGCATAACAGAGCGGTGTTCAGTGTCCCTATCAGGACCATGGAGAAAAAGAAGGGACAAGAACTCTGGCAATTCGGCACAGGAAGCGGCATAGTGTGGGATTCAAAGGCGCCCGATGAATGGAAAGAATGTACCACAAAATGCGAATTTCTTATCCGCCCCAAACCCGAGTTTGAAATTTTCGAATCCATTTTGTGGAACCGAAGGCTTTGCCACCTCCGGGACCATCGAACGCGACTCAGACAATCGGCCGGCTTTTTCGGATATCCCTTCCCGGGCCCTGCATTCGATGCCGCTGTTAAAGAAATCACTACCCGTTGTTCCCAGGAGTTCCCTCTTAAAATCCGAATATTTTTATCCTCCCGGGGTGATTTGCGATGGGATTCCTCTCCATTGTATTCATCACCAAACCATTCTTCACTTCTCCTCCTGTCGCCTGATGCGACAAATCGGAACAATATGTTTCTTTTCCACAAAACAACCTACCGTCCCTGGTACAACACCGCCATGGAACTGATCAGGGAGGGAAAATGCTTTGACGCCGCTTTTTTCAATGAGAAAAACGAGCTGACCGAAGGCGCACGGAGTACGATTTTTATCAAGAAAGATAACGAGCTCTTTACTCCCCTGCTCGACTGCGGCCTGCTTCCGGGCACTGTGCGCTCCCGTCTGATAAAATCAGGAAAATGCAGCGAAAAAATATTGTATAAAAAAGATCTCTCCTCTTCCGATGCGGTGTATTGCGGGAATGCGATTCGGGGCATCGTGAAAGTGAGGATAGTGGATGAGGATAATAGGTTATAA
- a CDS encoding sugar transferase — protein MLRLSKSQKTSSNKVTQHSSNTRLGFKLPGITNHSSSRTTKMNRVLDDDLHLYSEHYFHEMLTLERKRSERTRKQFMLMMLDIRGLVSEHKGKDPLDKMADILCVGRIVTLLDGASRETDIKGWYKKNQVIGLLYTETTGTNEKVMIDKVRSCLMTELDERQIELINISCFMFPTQGGTRPIDGLFYTDAYKDIGKNTSSGMKRVIDIAGSLVAILIFSPLFIVIPIIIKLTSKGPVFFMQERAGLGGKPFKVIKFRTMRPNNDDSAHKEYMKKLIKNNKEVGADGVFKIKDDPRVTPIGRWLRKTSLDELPQFFNVFWGNMSLVGPRPAIPYEVEEYDTWHKRRVLQTKPGITCIWQVEGRSATTFEGQARMDIEYINKWSILLDLKLIIKTPLAVIASKGAY, from the coding sequence ATGTTACGATTGAGCAAATCTCAGAAGACATCTTCAAACAAGGTTACTCAGCATTCAAGCAATACCCGTCTGGGGTTCAAATTGCCCGGAATTACCAACCATTCTTCAAGCAGGACCACTAAGATGAACCGTGTTTTGGATGATGATCTTCATTTGTACAGCGAGCATTATTTCCATGAGATGCTGACCCTGGAGCGCAAACGAAGCGAACGGACCCGGAAGCAGTTTATGCTTATGATGCTCGATATTCGGGGTCTTGTATCGGAGCACAAAGGCAAAGACCCGCTCGATAAGATGGCGGATATACTCTGCGTTGGACGAATCGTTACTCTTCTGGATGGAGCATCACGGGAAACCGATATAAAGGGCTGGTATAAGAAAAACCAGGTAATCGGCCTTTTATATACCGAAACAACCGGTACCAACGAAAAAGTGATGATCGATAAAGTTCGTTCGTGCCTGATGACCGAACTCGATGAACGTCAAATAGAATTGATCAATATCTCCTGTTTCATGTTTCCCACCCAAGGGGGAACTCGTCCGATTGATGGTCTTTTTTATACCGATGCTTACAAGGATATCGGTAAAAATACCTCATCGGGAATGAAACGGGTCATCGATATTGCAGGAAGTCTGGTTGCGATACTGATTTTTTCACCCTTGTTCATTGTTATCCCGATCATTATCAAGCTGACCTCCAAGGGGCCGGTATTTTTCATGCAGGAGCGTGCGGGTTTGGGAGGAAAGCCTTTCAAGGTAATCAAGTTCCGTACCATGCGGCCGAACAATGATGATTCGGCTCATAAAGAATACATGAAAAAGCTTATCAAAAACAATAAAGAGGTCGGTGCGGATGGTGTCTTCAAAATCAAAGACGACCCGCGGGTAACACCGATCGGCAGATGGCTCCGGAAAACAAGCCTTGATGAACTTCCGCAGTTTTTCAATGTATTCTGGGGCAACATGTCACTTGTCGGACCTCGACCGGCGATCCCCTATGAAGTCGAAGAATACGATACATGGCACAAACGACGGGTTCTTCAGACAAAACCCGGCATCACCTGTATCTGGCAGGTTGAAGGAAGAAGTGCGACCACTTTCGAAGGCCAGGCTCGAATGGATATCGAATATATTAACAAATGGTCGATCCTTTTGGATCTGAAACTGATCATTAAAACCCCTCTGGCCGTTATTGCCTCCAAGGGCGCCTACTAG